Proteins found in one Pseudopipra pipra isolate bDixPip1 chromosome 19, bDixPip1.hap1, whole genome shotgun sequence genomic segment:
- the UBE2O gene encoding (E3-independent) E2 ubiquitin-conjugating enzyme, with the protein MAEQPDEGAPPAPAPPAAAPPAALPLSAAPGGSQRLLFSHDLVSGRYRGSVRFGLVRLIHGEDSEEDSEEGGRGAAAGGAASSGGSESGGPGGGGGEEGRASPLRRGYVRVQWYPEGIKQHVKETKLKLEDRSVVPRDVVRHMSSSDSQCGTVIDVNIECAVKLVGTNCILYPVNSKDLQHIWPFMYGDYIAYDCWLGKVYDLKNQVILKLSNGARCSMSTEDGAKLYDVCPHVSDSGLFFDDSYGFYPGQVLIGPSKVFSSVQWLSGVKPVLSTKSKFRVVVEEVQVVELKVTWITKSFCPGGTDSVSPPPSIISQDKLSRVKRLGCFDHAQRQLGERCLYVFPDKVEPAKITCECPERNCVLGEGSVAKKVRRLLKKQIVKIMSCSPESQGTTEAPDKESAAAADQKSEELKPESKCELDDSSNNAPSPGEGKEEQPEETGKEKGGAAARQQQPPFLLKDEGLSDYRLQSMEQDADDEAADDTDDTSSVTSSASSTASSQSGSGTCRKKSIPLSIKNLKRKHKKKKTKVSREFKPGDRVAVEVVTTMTSADVMWQDGTVETNIRSNELIPVHHLDNNEFCPGDFVVDKRGQSSQDPGLYGVVQSGDHIGRTCVVKWFKLKSSGDDVELIGEEEDVSVYDIADHPDFRFRTTDIVIRIGNSDGATAKEDEPSVGQVARVDVSSKVEVVWADNSKTIILPQHLYNIESEIEESDYDSVDGSTSGASSEWEDESDSWETDNGLMDDDHPKIEDFEPEEPAAEEVKKVEEQVQGAVAMAVADLATEKGGKDGTPKSFRELKEAIKILESLKNMTVEQLLTGSPTSPTVELEKPTREKKFLDDIKKLQENLKKTLDNVAIAEEEKMEAMVETEKKEEKAEAQTPVRSEWPSETPVLCQQSGGKPGVTFTSAKGEVFSVLEYAPDSHAFKKMEFQPPEAKKFFSTVRKEMALLATSLPDGIMVKTFEDRMDLFSALIKGPTRTPYEDGLFLFDIQLPNIYPAVPPLFRYLSQCSGRLNPNLYDNGKVCVSLLGTWIGKGTERWTSKSSLLQVLISIQGLILVNEPYYNEAGFDSDRGLQEGYENSRCYNEMTLIRVVQSMMQLLRRPVEVFEHEIREHFRCHGWRLVSRIESWLETNELVERSHEQANGAYSASPLPAGAALAESPGDAAGSLAGYGSSSEQGAAAELSDSALDGKEELDELEFTTPTPNAGDLQQYSDSESTGQARGDLARDRTDEGKAAQDSAAQPSVKPKKRRKSYRSFLPEKSGYPDIGFPLFPLSKGFIKSIRGVLQQYRAALAGANIPEWTEDK; encoded by the exons CTGAAGCTTGAAGATCGCTCTGTGGTCCCTCGAGATGTGGTCAGACACATGAGCTCCAGC GACAGTCAATGTGGAACTGTAATTGATGTCAATATAGAGTGTGCTGTGAAGCTGGTAGGAACCAACTGCATCCTTTACCCTGTCAACAGCAAAGACCTGCAACATATCTGG CCTTTCATGTATGGTGACTACATAGCCTATGACTGCTGGCTGGGCAAGGTGTATGATTTGAAGAACCAGGTCATCCTCAAGCTGTCCAATGGAGCCAG gtgttccatgAGCACAGAAGATGGAGCCAAGCTGTATGACGTCTGTCCTCACGTCAGTGACTCG GGTCTCTTCTTTGATGATTCATATGGCTTTTATCCTGGGCAAGTCCTCATCGGGCCTTCCAAAGTCTTCTCCAGCGTGCAGTGGCTCTCGGGTGTGAAGCCTGTTCTGAGCACAAAGAGCAAGTTCAGAGTGGTGGTGGAAGAG GTACAGGTGGTAGAGCTAAAGGTCACTTGGATCACTAAAAGCTTCTGTCCTGGAGGTACTGACAGTGTGAGCCCTCCTCCTTCCATAATCAGCCAGGATAAGCTGTCCAG GGTAAAGCGTCTGGGGTGCTTTGACCATGCCCAAAGGCAGCTTGGGGAAAGGTGCCTCTATGTGTTCCCGGACAAAGTGGAACCTGCAAAAATCACCTGTGAATGCCCTGAGAGGAACTGTGTGCTGGGTGAAGGATCAGTTGCCAAAAAG GTGAGGCGGCTGCTGAAGAAGCAGATAGTGAAGATCATGTCTTGCTCCCCGGAGTCTCAGGGCACGACTGAAGCCCCTGACAAAGaatctgctgcagctgctgaccAAAAATCAGAAGAGCTTAAGCCTGAATCAAAATGTGAGCTGGATGACTCTTCCAACAATGCACCGAgtcctggggagggaaaggaggagcagCCTGAAGAaacagggaaggagaaagggggagcagcagcacgacagcagcagcctccctTTCTGCTGAAGGATGAAGGATTGTCTGACTACCGGCTGCAGTCCATGGAGCAGGATGCTGACGATGAGGCAGCCGATGACACTGACGACACGAGCTCTGTCACCTCCTCTGCGAGTTCCACCGCCTCGTCCCAGAGCGGCAGCGGCACTTGCCGCAAGAAAAGCATCCCCCTTTCCATCAAAAACTTGAAGAGGAAGCACAAGAAGAAGAAGACCAAGGTTTCACGAGAGTTTAAGCCAGGAGACAG ggTTGCTGTGGAAGTGGTGACCACGATGACTTCAGCTGACGTGATGTGGCAGGATGGCACCGTGGAGACAAACATCCGCTCCAACGAGCTCATCCCGGTCCATCATCTGGACAACAACGAGTTCTGCCCCGGCGATTTCGTGGTGGACAAAAGAG GTCAGAGCTCCCAGGACCCCGGGTTATATGGAGTGGTGCAGTCTGGGGACCATATCGGCCGTACCTGTGTGGTGAAGTGGTTCAAGCTGAAATCCAGTGGAGATGATGTGGAG CTGAtcggggaggaggaggatgtgagcGTGTATGACATTGCTGATCATCCGGACTTTCGCTTCCGCACGACTGACATCGTGATCCGGATCGGCAATTCGGATGGGGCCACGGCTAAGGAGGACGAG CCTTCCGTTGGACAGGTGGCTCGTGTGGATGTCAGCAGTAAGGTGGAAGTGGTGTGGGCAGATAACTCCAAGACTATCATTCTGCCTCAG CACTTGTACAACATCGAATCAGAAATTGAGGAGTCAGACTACGATTCTGTGGACGGCAGCACCAGCGGGGCATCCTCGGAGTGGGAGGATGAGAGTGACAGCTGGGAGACAGACAATGGCCTCATGGATGATGACCACCCGAAAATTGAGGACTTTGAGCCTgaggagccagcagcagaggaggtgAAAAAAGTAGAGGAGCAAGTCCAGGGAGCTGTGGCTATGGCAGTTGCAGATCTTGCTACAGAGAAAGGTGGCAAGGACGGAACCCCAAAGAGCTTCCGGGAGCTAAAGGAGGCCATCAAGATCTTGGAAAGCCTGAAAAATATGActgtggagcagctgctgactggctctcccacctccccaacTGTGGAGCTGGAAAAACCCACTCGGGAGAAGAAGTTCTTGGATGATATTaaaaagctgcaggaaaatCTCAAGAAGACCTTGGATAATGTGGCTATTGCTGAGGAGGAAAAGATGGAAGCCATGGTGGAGacagagaagaaggaagaaaaagcagaggcaCAGACACCGGTGAGGTCAGAGTGGCCCAGTGAGACAccagtgctctgccagcagAGTGGAGGCAAGCCTGGAGTCACCTTCACCAGTGCCAAGGGAGAAGTGTTCTCTGTGTTGGAGTATGCTCCAG ATTCCCATGCCTTCAAGAAAATGGAGTTCCAGCCCCCAgaagcaaagaagttcttcagCACCGTGCGGAAGGAGATGGCTCTCCTGGCCACCTCCCTGCCCGATGGCATCATGGTTAAAACCTTCGAGGATCGAATG GATCTCTTCTCAGCACTTATCAAAGGGCCCACACGCACGCCCTATGAAGATGGACTCTTTCTCTTTGACATCCAGCTCCCCAACATTTACCCTGCGGTCCCACCTCTCTTCCGCTACCTCTCCCAGTGCAGTGGGAGACTGAATCCCAACCTGTATGACAATGGCAAAGTGTGTGTCAGCCTCCTGGGGACGTGGATAGGCAAG GGGACAGAAAGGTGGACCAGTAAATCCAGTCTCCTTCAAGTACTCATCTCCATCCAAG GTCTCATCCTGGTGAACGAGCCCTACTACAACGAGGCGGGCTTTGACAGCGaccgggggctgcaggagggctACGAGAACAGCCGCTGCTACAACGAGATGACGCTGATCCGGGTGGTGCAGTCCATGATGCAGCTGCTGCGCCGGCCCGTGGAGGTCTTTGAGCACGAGATCCGGGAGCACTTCCGCTGCCACGGCTGGCGCCTGGTGTCCCGCATCGAGTCCTGGCTGGAGACAAACGAGCTGGTGGAGCGCAGCCACGAACAGGCCAACGGGGCGTATTCTgcctccccgctccccgccggtGCCGCCCTGGCCGAGAGCCCCGGAGACGCTGCGGGATCGCTGGCGGGGTACGGCAGCAGCTCGGAGCAGGGGGCGGCCGCTGAACTGTCCGACTCGGCGCTCGATGGGAAGGAGGAGCTGGACGAGTTGGAGTTCACGACCCCGACGCCCAACGCCGGTGACCTCCAACAGTACTCAGACTCGGAGAGCACAGGCCAAGCCAGGGGGGACCTGGCCAGAGACCGAACGGACGAGGGGAAGGCTGCCCAGGACTCTGCTGCGCAGCCCAGCGTGAAACCAAAGAAACGGAGAAAGAGCTACAGGAGTTTCCTGCCGGAGAAGAGCGGTTACCCTGATATTGggttccccctcttccctttgtCCAAGGGGTTCATTAAAAGCATCCGCGGTGTCTTGCAGCAGTACCGGGCTGCCTTAGCAGGGGCCAACATCCCAGAGTGGACAGAGGACAAATAA
- the SPHK1 gene encoding sphingosine kinase 1, with protein MNGAAPPAIAGRQQRAAAGGAPRCLPLRSAPAPPMAAGRRAPPEPGGGPVLLQGIFGAGPAPGAAACSLSLTARELQVRRPGGSPGGSAGPDAALRLADCVGSAAFPAAAAAACFSLVCYPLRGPRWGPPARQRLEQTFRVSRGPDAEGNLRIAQAWSRRIRELAVPAVPTQDGDSYGVLPRPCRALVLLNPQSGSGRALDDFQAVVQPMLAEAEIATTIFITERPHHAHEKVRDEDLSQWDTLVVMSGDGLLYEVVNGLMERPDWKDTMKKPLCILPGGSGNALAASINYYAGYDHVAKKKLLTNCTFILCKGLHTQMDLVSLSTASGKRFFSFLGFGWGFISDVDIDSEKYRWLGNARFTLGTLQCLAKLRVYQGRLSYLPAGPEQGTSPAPRDPSTPVPNGQAGHAPGSLPTDSLLAPLGQPVPAHWTVVPEEEFVLVYAIYQSHLGTNLLMAPAARLHDGCIHLFYMKAGISRVALLKLFLAMSRGTHLDLNCPHLCYVPVRAFRLEPRVAAGIMTVDGEALACEPVQGQIHGRLCRVVSGS; from the exons ATGAATGGGGCCGCCCCGCCTGCCATCGCCGGGCGTCAGCAgcgagcggcggcgggcggcgctcCCCGGTGcctcccgctccgctccgcgcccgCTCCGCCGATGGCCGCCGGCCGCCGCGCTCCCCCGGAGCCCGGCGGGGGCCCGGTGCTCCTCCAAGGCATCTTCGGCGCGGGGCCGGCCCCCGGTGCCGCCGCCTGCTCGCTGTCGCTGACGGCCCGGGAGCTGCAGGTGCGGCGCCCCGGCGGCTCCCCGGGCGGCTCGGCCGGTCCCGACGCCGCGCTCCGCCTGGCCGACTGCGTGGGCTCGGCCGCCTTCCccgcggccgcggccgccgcctgCTTCTCGCTCGTGTGTTACCCGCTGCGGGGGCCGCGCTGGGGGCCGCCCGCCCGCCAGCGCCTGGAGCAGACCTTCCGCGTCTCCCGGGGGCCCGACGCCGAGGGCAACCTGCGCATCGCCCAGGCCTGGAGCCGCCGCATCCGAGAGCTCGCCGTGCCCGCCGTGCCCACGCAGGACG gTGACAGCTATGGGGTGCTGCCCCGGCCCTGCCGTGCTCTGGTGCTGCTGAACCCGCAGAGCGGCTCCGGCCGCGCCCTCGACGACTTCCAGGCCGTGGTGCAGCCCATGCTGGCCGAGGCTGAGATTGCCACCACCATCTTCATCACCG AAAGACCCCACCACGCGCACGAGAAGGTGCGGGATGAGGACCTGTCGCAGTGGGACACGCTGGTGGTCATGTCTGGGGACGGGCTGCTGTACGAG GTGGTGAACGGGCTCATGGAGCGTCCGGACTGGAAGGACACCATGAAGAAGCCGCTGTGCATCCTGCCAGGAGGCTCTGGGAACGCCCTGGCCGCCTCCATCAACTACTATGCAGG CTACGATCACGTCGCCAAGAAGAAGCTGCTGACGAATTGCACCTTCATCCTGTGCAAGgggctgcacacacagatgGACCTGGTCTCACTGAGCACGGCCTCGGGCAAGCGCTTCTTCTCCTTCCTCGGCTTCGGCTGGGGCTTCATCTCGGACGTGGACATCGACAGCGAGAAGTACCGCTGGCTGGGCAATGCCCGCTTCACCCTGGGcaccctgcagtgcctggccAAGCTGCGGGTGTACCAGGGCCGCCTGTCCTACCTGCCCGCCGGCCCCGAGCAGGGCACCTCCCCGGCCCCCAGGGACCCTTCCACGCCTGTCCCCAACGGCCAGGCCGGCCACGCGCCCGGTTCCCTGCCCACCGACTCGCTGCTCGCGCCGCTGGGGCAGCCGGTGCCGGCGCACTGGACTGTGGTCCCCGAGGAGGAGTTCGTCCTGGTCTACGCCATCTACCAGTCCCACCTGGGCACCAACCTGCTGATGGCACCGGCGGCCCGGCTGCACGACGGCTGCATCCACCTCTTCTACATGAAGGCCGGCATCAGCCGCGTGGCgctgctgaagctcttcctggccatgtCCAGGGGGACCCACCTGGACTTGAACTGTCCCCACCTGTGCTACGTCCCCGTCCGGGCGTTCCGCCTGGAGCCGCGGGTGGCCGCGGGCATCATGACGGTGGACGGCGAGGCCCTGGCGTGTGAGCCCGTGCAGGGCCAGATCCACGGCCGCCTCTGCCGCGTCGTCAGCGGCTCCTGA